The window agagaggaagagagagagagagagagagagagataaagtgtgtgtgtgagtgtgtgtgtgtgtgtgtgtgtctctctctctgtgtgtgtgtgtgtgtgagagagagagagagagagagagagagtgtgtgtgtgtgtgagagagagagagagagagagagtgtgtgtgtgtgtgtgtgtgagagagagagtgtgtgtgagtgtatgagagagagtgtgtgtgtgtgtgtgtgtgtgtgagagagagagagagagtgtgtgtgtgagtgtatgagagagagaaaagtgtgtgtgtgtgtgtgtgtgtgagagagagagagagagagagagagagtgtgtgtgtgagagtgtgtgtgtgtgtgtctctctctctgtgtgtgtgtgagagagagagagagagagagagtgtgtgtgtgagagtgtgtgtgtgtgtgtctctctctctctgtgtgtgtgtgtgagagagagagagagagagagtgtgtgtgtgtttcttcatctCTCTGTCACTGCTGGAATCACAGACTCAGTTTTTTTCTGCTGTGTCTCATGTATGAAGTGCTTGTGGGTTTGACCTCACACTCcagttcctgtgtgtgtgtgtgtgtgtgtgtgtgtgagagtgtgtgtgtctctctctctgtgtgtgtgtgtgtgtgtgtgtgagagagagagagagagtgtgtgtgtttcttcatctCTCTGTCACTGCTGGAATCACAGACTCAGTTTTCTGCTGTGTCTCATGTATGAAGTGCTTGTGGGTTTGACCGCACACTCcagttcctgtgtgtgtgtgtgtgtgtgtgagaaagagtgtgtgtgtgtgttcacagacaGTGAGAGCGAGGGTGTGTCTGATTCTGTAATAACAGGTTTAAGTTCATAAGAGGGTTGTGACGGTCAGTtgactgtatacacacacacacacacacacacacacacacacacagagctgtttTAAGATGCTCTTAGAGCAAATCTTATTCTCATTTCTGTATCTGCTCTATGTAATATAATCTTTCTCTTGGTTTTATGGTAATGAAGCATCCTCTAAACTctctgcagatgtgtgtgtgtgtgtgttctcatgaAGGCCAGGCTGAGCTGTATCGGAGTGTGTTCATGAGTGCAGTGGTGGTGTGTGATGGGAGCGGGGTAGTTTCTGAGCGTGTGGTGACAGATCGTGTCTCTCTTCAGCAGTTTGTCCTTGTGGGGGTTGACTCTGAGGTTTTTGAGGTGATAACAGAGTTACTGGAATCCTCCAGCTGCGGCGTCCAATCACCAGGCGGCTGAGGCCAgaggtgcgctgtgattggtggaGCTCCTCTCAGTGGGAGGTGTGGAGGTCAGGTTTCTCTGGTCAGTGTGTGATCTCTTCGTTCTGACGAGACACTTGTGTGCAGTTTAACCAGCTCTCAGCCCAATCCCAACAAACTGGCAGTCAGAAAATAAAGTAGGTTATAACTTCAAGATTTTTGCTTCAGAAAAcaccattttctttattttctttattcacaTTTTCGTGAACAACATACTTTtcgttttgtttcattttttgcctcgttctcattactgtaataaagACCATCTCTTTCTCATTAATGTAAGGGAAACATCAGTACctattatttaaatagaaaaattgcttatttgtcattaaaataatgtagAAAATCCTAATGTTCATAAAACATGTTCCTGGTCTTCATGCAGATGATAAGAAGTcactacaaaataataataataataacacatataTTTGCTAATAACGCATGGTttaggtgtttatttatttatttaaagaaagaataATGTACACTTTAATAAACTGCGATTAAAACCCAATTCTCAATAATGAAGGAAGAGATTGAGGCCCATTTGAGCATTAATTGcactgatttaaataataatgataactgtATTAGAGTGATGTAATCATGCGTGACGCTGACCCAGCAGTAAATCCATCACAGATCCAAGAGTTTGATGTGTTTCCtggtggttttgtgtgtgtgtggtgtctcTAATGTTCTCCTCGTGTTCCCTCTGTTCTCAGTAGATCTGGTTCTTCAGACAGACCGGCTTCATGAGTGACCTCTGACCCGTGAAGCCCCTCCCCTCCAGTCCCGTCCAATCGCGTGCTTCCTGTGTTCGTCACGATGCTCTGCTACGATCACGAGAACGTGAGCTTCTTCTACAACCACAGCAAGAAGAACATCAGCGAACAGTGGCACACCAAAGACGTGGTGGTGGTGTCTCTGGGACTGTTAGTCTCCGCCTTCGTCATCTTCACCAACATCCTGGTCATGCTGGCCATCTTCATGAACCGTAGGTTCCACTACCCCATCTACTACCTGCTGGGGAACCTGGCGGCGGCCGACCTGTTCGCAGGCATCTCCTACATGTACCTGATGTTCCACACGGGCCCCTGGACCATCAAGCTGTCCGTGCAGCAGTGGTTCGTGCGGCAGGTGAGCGCTCCGCTGAGTCTGGGGCTGCAGTGGAAACTGGGATTGACCAAGGAAATCAAAATGCTGTGTTTGTTTTAAAGGAAGCCttgtgctttattattattattttttattgttaaaaatgcactgatgaaattatttagaaatattcCCAAGTTTAACTGCATAAAGTCAGTATAAAGCAAGACATGCCGAAATAAAGGTTTGTTTAAATTgaggtaaaataaaaaaggaattcTTGTATTTGATTGTAGTACAATTAAAAAGAttgataaaattgtaaaaaaaaaaagaattcatttATACACATTATGAGAGGAAGTGTGCTTATTTATTCGAGTATTCATGGgttgaatgcattttaagttCATATGAATCAGGACACTAcaacaccaaaataaaagttttgtctaATACCTTGAAGAACTGCTATTTAGATTTATCATTCAGTGTTTTATGACAAAAACAAGGACATAAAAATGCAATTGTTAAGGGATTCTTATGATATTCCTTGGTTGAATGCGTTTTAAGTCTGCATGAAACCAGAGAGCTGGTTGATCAACAGGATGTGAtgcacttcctgtttcctgtaaGGAATTCTGAGAGAAGACCTGCAGTCTTGCTTCATAATCATGTCTAATCAATCTAACcctacatttaatgtaattttacactaaaatactattaaatgtacattttgtttgGAAGTGAAATAGAACATCATCTTATAGTTTACAGTGAATATTCCCAGACTTCCTAGTGTGTCGAGGGGGCGGGGCTTAGAGAGTGGTGTTGGGCGAGTAGTGTCTGAAGCACCGGTGCTGGTGTGAACACTGCTCTTGTGTCTCAGGGCTTGGTGGACACCAGTCTGACGGCGTCGGTCATTAATCTGATGGCCATCGCGCTGGAGCGCCACCAGACCATCTTCACCATGCAGCTGCACAGTAAGATGACCAACCACCGGGTGGTGCTGCTGATCGTGGGCATCTGGCTCATCGCCATCGTGCTGGGTCTGGTGCCCTCCATGGGCTGGAACTGCCTCTGTGACGTCCAGCTGTGCTCCAACATGGCTCCGCTCTACAGCCGCAGCTACCTGGTGTTCTGGGCCGTGCTCAACCTGCTGACCTTCACCGTCATGGTGGCCGTCTACACGCGCATCTTCGTCTACGTGCGCCACAAGAGCCGCCGCATGAGCCAGCACACCTCACAGGTCAAGCACAAGGAGACCGTGGTCAACCTGATGAAGACCGTCGTCATGATCCTGGGTAGGACTCATTATGACTCCATCAGAACTGTTTTCCTATCACGCATTAATAATGACCATCATTAGGAGTTAATGATTCAGTGGTTTAAACTGCTCAAAGAGTCGTTCACAGCAGTAACTATACTCATAAAGTTTTAATCATCGCTCTAAGAGAACAGCTGAATCAACAGCGCAGCTAGTGTGAATGCtcatatagttattgttattattaccgtgtcttccggactataagtcacactttttttcatagtttggctggtcctgcgacttacagtcaggtgcgacttatttatcaaaattaatttgacatgaaccaagagaaaacatttccgtctacagccgccagatgGCGCTCTAtcctgctcagtgctcctgtagtctaccatcATCtgttcctcatcatgacatatttttggtctgatgcgacttatactcatgtgcgacttatagtccgaaaagtatggtattatttcagttatttttttatttttatcacgaTTGTTactgtattcattatatttacCGTTACTGACTTTATAGTTCTAGTAAAAGTCATTGCTATAGTTATGGTTCTCGTTACAGTTATAGTTATCATAGTTACTTTGTAGTTATCGTCATAGTAGGTGTAATTATAGCTACTGTTATAGTTGTAGTTATTGTAATTCTCTTTATAGATATAATCATGTTTAGTTGCAAATGTTATAGTCAGGGTCATCTTTGTAGTTATTTAACATTAGTTGTAATTTTCATTACAGTTATTACTAATATTGTTATAGTTATCGTTATAGATATCATCATAGATGATGTTATAGTTACTGTTTTTAGTTATTGCTGTTTTTAGTCattgttatagttattattaGTTGTGATTCTTGTTACAGTTAGTGTTATAGCTGTTGTTATCATTGTTTCTGTTGTTGGCTATAGTTATCATCGCAGTTATGCTATAGTTATCGTTACAGTCATCGCTATAGATATTGTTTTAGATATGACTAGTTATTAgggctattattatttatttttataccagtatgtgtgttctctgggaattgaacccacaaccttttgcgctgctaacaccgTGGTCTACCGCAGAGCCACAGGAACATACACATCGCATTTGTGACATTACTCTTTATGTTCTGCTAAAACACTGCTGGTCGCTTTctaagaaagaaacacattccaatttgtgaaatattgtaaaataaatacatttttcactctttAAGCAATATTGAATATCATATTTAACAAGATATTgcatatcttgtttttttttttttttcttcaatatcacacagccctattagttattattacagttatgcTGGAGTTATTATATTCACCGCTATCTGTCTTGTCCATTTTGTGTCGTCACTTTTAATTCAGACGTCTACATCACAGCTCTGATGATATAGTTAGTCTTTTGCGAGTTGTATCGTGTCATTGTGTCTCAGGACTTGATGTTATAAATGTAGGAACAGTGGTGATCTGAATGTGAATGTGTTCAGAAAGGCTGAATGTGTGGAGTAAACTCCCGTCGTGCGTTTGGAGAATAGCACGCAGCAGCTGAGCGTTGAAACACAAACAGGCGTAGGAGGAAGGCCTGTCTGGACTCGTCTGACCGGTCCTGCATGTTTTCACTATCTCCGCTTCGCTTTTCTTTCTGTAGAGACAGAGAGGCGAGTGCATGTTCTGACAGAGCCACGCACATCACGCCTGCTCGCCCTCACACACAGGAATCTCCACACAATCTGACAACATTCCTGGAAGCTTGTGCTATCTGAAGTCTTGGAAATAACCCATAAACACACATGTGCTTAAAACACTTCCTGAACATGCATCTGAAACCGCCCGCTGGTTTTTACCACTAACTATCAGCAGAGCATTACTGACTTAAATCGCCAACAAATTTCACTTCGAGTAGAACGGCCTGATAACACTAAGATGTCTTGCAATAACGTGAATCTCACAGAAGTAAGGTTTGTCCTTCAGTTTTATCACACACCCTTTTTCAGAGTCACATAATCAGTGTCACTCCTACAAATGAAAAGGGAGCAGCACCAAACTGAACTGCAGAAATACTGCGTCTCattcacaatatttaataaaacgaacttcataaaaacattagtttatatttctgcatttggcagatgcaaaacatgaacaaaagCCATTTGTCATGTGGATATTCACAGccaaatcagccaatcagagctcttGATTTTTATTCTAACTTCCTGTCATGTAGTAATTAATGACCGTCATTACAATTCTTGACTTGGTAATTAAAACCTGCTCAAAGACTTGTTCAAAGCAATAAAGAGGTTATAGTTATCATTGTAGTTACAATTATTGTTCTTGTTATAGTTTTTTgtaaaagttgttatttttatagtttttgctGTTATGATTCTCTTTACAACTATagttattacagttattattatagttaGTTACATTATAGTTAGCGTTACAGTTATCACTATAGCTATCGGTACAGTTATCGCTATAGCTATCGGTACAGTTATCACTGTAGTTATTGGTACAGTTATCGCTATGGCTATTGGTACAGTTATCGCTATGGCTATCGGTACAGTTATCACTATAGCTATCGGTACAGTTATCACTGTAGTTATTGGTACAGTTATCGCTATGGCTATTGGTACAGTTATCACTATAGCTATAGGTACAGTTATCACTGTAGTTATCGGTACAGTTATCGTTATGGCTATCGGTACAGTTATCACTATAGCTATCGGTACAGTTATCACTGTAGCTATCGGTACAGTTATCAGTGTAGTTATTGGTACAGTTATCGTTATGGCTATCGGTACAGTTATCACTATAGCCATCGGTACAGTTATCACTGTAGTTATTGGTACAGTTATCGTTATGGCTATCGGGACAGTTATCGCTATAGCTATCGGTACAGTTATCACTGTAGTTATTGGTACAGTTATCGTTATGGCTATCGGTACAGTTATCACTATAGCTATCGGTACAGTTATCACTGTAGCTATCGGTACAGTTATCACTGTAGTTATTGGTACAGTTATCGCTATGGCTATCGGTACAGTTATCACTATAGCTATCGGTACAGTTATCACTGTAGTTATTGGTACAGTTATCGTTATGGCTATCGGGACAGTTATCGCTATAGCTATCGGTACAGTTATCACTGTAGTTATTGGTACAGTTATCGTTATGGCTATCGGTACAGTTATCACTATAGCTATCGGTACAGTTATCACTGTAGTTATTGGTACAGTTATCGTTATGGCTATCGGGACAGTTATCGCTATAGCTATCGGTACAGTTATCACTGTAGTTATTGGTACAGTTATCGTTATGGCTATCGGTACAGTTATCACTATAGCTATCGGTACAGTTATCACTGTAGCTATTGGTACAGTTATCACTGTAGTTATTGGTACAGTTATCGCTATGGCTATCGGTACAGTTATCACTATAGCTATCGGTACAGTTATCACTGTAGTTATTGGTACAGTTATCGCTATGGCTATTGGTACAGTTATCGCTATAGCTATCGGTACAGTTATCACTGTAGTTATTGGTACAGTTATCGTTATGGCTATCGGTACAGTTATCGCTATGGCTATCGGTACAGTTATCACTGTAGCTATCGGTACAGTTATCGTTATGGCTATCGGTACAGTTATCGCTATAGCTATCGGTACAGTTATCCCTGTGGCTATCGGTACAGTTATCACTGTGGCTATTGGTACAGTTATCGCTGTGGCTATTGGTACAGTTATCGCTATAGCTATCGGTACAGTTATCACTGTAGTTATTGGTACAGTTATCGTTATGGCTATCGGTACAGTTATCACTGTAGCTATCGGTACAGTTATCATTATGGCTATCGGTACAGTTATCGCTATAGCTATCGGTACAGTTATCCCTGTGGCTATCGGTACAGTTATCACTGTGGCTATTGGTACAGTTATCGCTGTGGCTATTGGTACAGTTATCGCTATGGCTATCGGTACAGTTATTGCTATGGCTATCGGGACAGTTTTCGCTATGGCTATCGGGACAGTTATCGCTGTAGCTATCGGTACAGTTATCGCTGTGGCTATCGGTACAGTTATCGCTGTAGCTATCGGTACAGTTATCGCTGTGGCTATCGGTACAGTTATCGCTATGGCTATCGGGACAGTTATCACTATAGCTATTGGTACAGTTATCGCTATAGCTATCGGGACAGTTATCGCTGTAGCTATCGGTACAGTTATCGCTGTGGCTATCGGTACAGTTATCGCTATAGCTATCGGGACAGTTATCACTATAGCTATTGGTACAGTTATCGCTGTAGCTATCGGTACAGTTACCGCTATAGCTATCGGGACAGTTATCACTATAGCTATTGGTACAGTTATCGCTGTAGCTATCGGTACAGTTATCGCTATGGCTATCGGGACAGTTATCGCTGTAGCTATCGGTACAGTTATCACTATGGCAATCGgtacagttttttttagttttttattagaattttgtatacaagtaacaaaagaaaaaacaaacaggaaaaataTACAGAATGGAAACCACAAGCAAAACAGAACAcagacaccaaaaaaaaaaaacagggcatattaaaaaaccacaataattaAGTACACTGCTGCACCACTGACACTAGAATTTCAACACAAGTACTAAACAGAGATGGTAAAGGTGGTTAGCACTCTATGAACTCCCTTGCTGGTCCAACTCGGTGTTATATTTGTCAAGGTGAGCCAAAAATGGCTCCCAAATATCTGAAAATTTATTAAGATTGTCCATCATGCCATAGCGGACCTCCTCCATATGCAATATACCAAAGAGCTCACTTAACCAGATCCTAAACTGAGGCGCAGTATCTGacttccaaagttttaaaatcattttctttgcaaCTGATATTCCATACATAAAGCAATCGGTACAGTTATCACTGAGGCTATCAGTACAGTTATCACTGTAGTTATTAGTTATAGTTAGTTACATTATAGTTAGCGTtacagttattgttatagttgtagttagttatttttataattattatagatATAGTTACTACTCATAGTTAGTCATGATAATTAacattatagttattatagttgTCTTGTTGTAATTATTGGTCATTTTTTCAGTTGCCACTACATTTATTATAGTTATTGCTATAGTTATTGTCATTGATTATAATTGTAATAGTGTTATGATTTTGGAGGAACAGAAGCAACTCATCAAGTCATAATTCAGAACACTGAAGTGTCAGATCGGTGCAGTCGTAGTTGTTTCAGCTGTTGTcagttgtgtgtttgtgagggtgTGCTGGTCTTGTGTCCTGCAGGATGTTTCGTGGTGTGCTGGACGCCGGGGCTGGTGCTGCTGCTCCTGGACGGTTTGTGTAAATCCTGCAAAGTCCTGACCTACGAGAAGTACTTCCTGGTGCTGGCCGAGTGCAACTCCTTCATGAACCCCATCATCTACTCCTACCGGGACAACGACATGCGGGACACCTTCAAACGGCTCCTGTGCTTCCCGTGTGTGGGGTGGCAGCAGAAGGACGGGCAGTCGGGTGTCCGCTTCAACACCCTGGAGCAAGAGGTACTCTCAGAGAGCGACGGGACCAGCGCGCCTGCAGCAAACCATCGCTCGAGCACACGCTAAAGCTGAACTCTGTGCTCCTGCCATCACTTATCATAGTCTAGCCGTCGAACATGAGCCGcagtgtttgtctgtctgtgcaGTTTTATAGCAAAGTGGCATTTTAGCATTGCTTCTCCATTTGCACAAACTcaaccccccccacacacacacgcatatatatatagtgtatgtatgtatgtatatactttTACATTTGTACAAACTCAACCACTAACACTAGCATTTACAGAAGCTTGTGCCTTGCCAGAAAATGTAAAGGCAACTCTTTATCTTACCATTCTGACTGTCTTTCCTTGCAATTCTGACATGTAAACTTGCAGTGGCTGGATAGGAACAAATATCTTTAACAGGATCGTGAAATATGAGCCCAGAATTCTGAGGACAAATGCCAGGAATCCaatatgtaaatgaaaaaaaaattgtgagaaaaaaaaattgtgagatgtaaactcagaattccaagGAAAAAAGAATTCCAAGGAATTTGAGTGATGAATTCTGAGGAGTAAAAATATTGAGATGTAaactaaaaaaagataaaatcacacacacacacacacacacacacacacacacacatatatatatatataaagaagctTCCATAACCTAACACAAACTGAAGCTAACTGAGATGAGCTAGTTGTCTGGATGAAAGTCCTCTCATTCTCTGGCGTGGCCTGGCTCTGTAGATGTAGTGTCTAACTAACTGAAGCGGTCATGTCTGCAGAGGTATAAACCGTGCTGCAGCACAGTGTGTGTCCGTCCCAGCTGCTTCGTGACCTGTTTCagcatgtattgtgtgtgtgtgtgtgtaatagctGCTCTCTTGTGTGTTGCGCAGCAGAGAAGGCGTGTGCTGCAGGACTCGTGGGTTGTGTGTAGATTCACTTGTATTTAAATCCTCAATCAGTCTCATAACCACTGCGTCTGGAACATTTCAGCCTGATTCTCTCGGAGGTCCTCCATCAgtcgctaacacacacacacacacacacacacacactccacgcAGTGATGCTGAGGATTCACACACCTCACAAATCCTGCAcggctgatgatgatgatgttctcTTTAAATTACcagttcctgtgtgtgtgtgtgtgtgtgtgtgtgtagggtgacttatgaggacataaccagtgtccacatttttcaaaacacttataaatcatacagaatgagtttttttgagaaagtaaaaatgcacaaagtttcctgtgagggttagggttaggtgtagggttggtgaagggacatagaatatacagtttgtacagaataaaaaccattacacctatgggatgaacacactttacacaaaaacaaacatgtgtgtgtgtgtgtgtgtgagagagcgtgaCGTGCATGCTTGTGATTGTTCATCTAACTTCTCTGTAATGCTGCGGTCATGTTTCTGGCCGACAGATGTTTGTAATCTAATCATGTCAGTATTTACAGGTCACTGTGGTGAAGGCATAAAGCCTTGCACGCGagcatcctctctctctccctcacacacacacacacacacgcaggtgGTCTTGATCGAGGTCCTCTGGTGGTGCTCTCGTGTACCTGCGGCGCTCGTTCATGCACGCTGCTCTCTTCACCTGGTTCCTGCATTAACAATGATCCCTGGTTTTTATAAAGGgtcttttttaaagcttttatgttttgtattgtaagagtttattcctgtgatttgtGCTCAAGTCTCCGAGATCTCTCATGATTTCAGTGTCATATTTAAGATCTCCGCTGTGTGTAATGTGAGCTGGATGCTGGTGAgtttcagatgatgatgatgatgatgatgattctgTGGTTGGAGATGCACACACAGATCTTTTATTCTGATTGGTGGTCCATGATTGTGATTGGTTTATGGATGTGCTGGTTTTAATCAAACAGGTGCTCAAGTGTCCGTCTGTTGTACATGATTTGACCACGCTTCTACTGCTGATGAATAAAGGTGCTTGATGAAGCTGCTTCTGTGCGTCTGCTGTGTGTGTAGAGGACGGGGAAGTGTttctcagctgtgtgtgtgtctcaggctCGTGATGGGGACGGTGTGCAGGAGGACGGGTCGAGCTGAGGGACACCGAGGACATGCTGGACTCC is drawn from Carassius gibelio isolate Cgi1373 ecotype wild population from Czech Republic chromosome B1, carGib1.2-hapl.c, whole genome shotgun sequence and contains these coding sequences:
- the LOC127949508 gene encoding lysophosphatidic acid receptor 1-A isoform X2; translated protein: MLCYDHENVSFFYNHSKKNISEQWHTKDVVVVSLGLLVSAFVIFTNILVMLAIFMNRRFHYPIYYLLGNLAAADLFAGISYMYLMFHTGPWTIKLSVQQWFVRQGLVDTSLTASVINLMAIALERHQTIFTMQLHSKMTNHRVVLLIVGIWLIAIVLGLVPSMGWNCLCDVQLCSNMAPLYSRSYLVFWAVLNLLTFTVMVAVYTRIFVYVRHKSRRMSQHTSQVKHKETVVNLMKTVVMILGCFVVCWTPGLVLLLLDGLCKSCKVLTYEKYFLVLAECNSFMNPIIYSYRDNDMRDTFKRLLCFPCVGWQQKDGQSGVRFNTLEQEARDGDGVQEDGSS
- the LOC127949508 gene encoding lysophosphatidic acid receptor 2 isoform X1; protein product: MLCYDHENVSFFYNHSKKNISEQWHTKDVVVVSLGLLVSAFVIFTNILVMLAIFMNRRFHYPIYYLLGNLAAADLFAGISYMYLMFHTGPWTIKLSVQQWFVRQGLVDTSLTASVINLMAIALERHQTIFTMQLHSKMTNHRVVLLIVGIWLIAIVLGLVPSMGWNCLCDVQLCSNMAPLYSRSYLVFWAVLNLLTFTVMVAVYTRIFVYVRHKSRRMSQHTSQVKHKETVVNLMKTVVMILGCFVVCWTPGLVLLLLDGLCKSCKVLTYEKYFLVLAECNSFMNPIIYSYRDNDMRDTFKRLLCFPCVGWQQKDGQSGVRFNTLEQEVLSESDGTSAPAANHRSSTR